Proteins encoded within one genomic window of Theobroma cacao cultivar B97-61/B2 chromosome 7, Criollo_cocoa_genome_V2, whole genome shotgun sequence:
- the LOC18593313 gene encoding pectinesterase QRT1 codes for MGYSCFVFSAFVMLLVASSHGARVGLFNNDVYHGKNFISWDDMKVDEHNLARVSSRVDYNQSRVIVVDKNGGGDSVTVQGAIDMVSEGNKHRVKIYILPGIYRTIHGVDSCLSCREKVIVPRCKPYISFIGNEGQMSNTIISWNDKASDKDSNGCKLGTYKSASVTIESDYFCATDITFENTVVAAPGEYGMQAVALRISGDKAMFYKVKVVGSQDTLLDETGSHYFYECHIQGSVDFIFGRSRSLYQDCVLQSTAKRYGAIAAHHRDSPDDNTGFSFVNCVISGTGKIYLGRAWGNYSRAIYSNCYIDDIITPAGWSDWNYPGRQKTAVFGEFQCRGTGADTRARVPWSKKLSYQEAKPFLDMKFIDGEQWLRL; via the exons ATGGGCTACAGCTGCTTTGTCTTCAGTGCTTTTGTTATGCTTCTTGTTGCTTCCTCCCATGGTGCTCGAGTTGGTTTATTTAATAACGATGTGTATCATGGGAAGAATTTTATCAGTTGGGATGACATGAAAGTGGATGAACATAACCTAGCAAGGGTGAGCTCAAGAGTTGATTATAATCAAAGTCGTGTTATCGTGGTTGATAAGAATGGTGGAGGAGATTCTGTCACGGTTCAAGGAGCAATAGATATGGTTTCTGAAGGAAATAAACATAGAGTGAAGATTTATATTCTTCCAGGAATTTACAG AACAATCCATGGAGTTGATTCATGTCTGTCATGCAGGGAGAAAGTAATTGTCCCAAGATGCAAGCCATACATATCATTCATCGGGAACGAAGGACAGATGTCCAACACCATAATTTCTTGGAACGATAAAGCTTCTGATAAAGATAGCAATGGCTGCAAGCTTGGAACTTACAAATCAGCATCTGTCACCATAGAATCCGATTACTTTTGTGCAACCGATATCACATTTGAG AACACAGTTGTTGCAGCTCCTGGCGAATATGGAATGCAAGCTGTGGCCCTCAGGATTTCTGGTGACAAAGCAATGTTCTACAAGGTCAAGGTTGTCGGGTCACAGGACACACTCCTGGATGAAACTGGATCGCACTACTTCTATGAGTGTCACATTCAAGGCAGTGTCGACTTCATCTTCGGTAGATCAAGATCACTCTATCAG GATTGTGTGCTTCAGTCCACCGCCAAAAGGTATGGAGCGATTGCAGCTCACCACAGGGATTCACCGGATGATAATACAGGGTTTTCATTTGTAAACTGCGTAATCAGTGGAACTGGTAAAATTTACCTGGGAAGAGCTTGGGGAAACTATTCTAGAGCTATCTATTCCAACTGTTACATTGATGACATCATAACTCCGGCCGGATGGAGTGACTGGAACTACCCAGGAAGGCAAAA GACTGCAGTGTTTGGGGAATTCCAGTGCAGGGGAACAGGAGCAGATACAAGAGCCCGGGTGCCATGGTCGAAGAAACTCAGCTATCAAGAAGCAAAACCATTCCTGGACATGAAATTCATAGATGGAGAACAATGGCTGAGACTATAA